In one window of Henckelia pumila isolate YLH828 chromosome 1, ASM3356847v2, whole genome shotgun sequence DNA:
- the LOC140862389 gene encoding uncharacterized protein — MKYLMSKKDAKLRLIRWMLLLQEFYMEIVDRKDTENQVAEYLSRLVSTETKGQTINDAFPDEQLFEVTSLPWYADIVNYLSNGVIRRCFPAKERTGNISWRHEMPLNIILVCEVFDVWGTDFMGLFSLSDGYKFILVVVDYVSKWVEALACRTNDSRVVVNFLKKYIFARYVTPRAIISDGGSHFCNRRFDNIFIKYWVTHKVATPYYPQTSGQVEV; from the exons ATGAAATATCTCATGAGCAAAAAGGATGCAAAGCTGAGGTTAATTCGTTGGATGTTGTTGCTTCAGGAATTTTACATGGAGATCGTGGATAGAAAAGATACCGAGAACCAAGTGGCGGAATACTTGTCTCGTCTGGTGAGTACGGAAACTAAAGGTCAAACCATTAATGATGCATTCCCAGATGAGCAGCTTTTTGAGGTAACCAGTTTACCTTGGTATGCGGATATTGTGAACTACTTGTCAA ATGGGGTGATTCGTAGATGTTTCCCAGCAAAGGAG AGGACGGGAAATATTTCTTGGAGGCATGAAATGCCATTGAATATTATTTTGGTGTGTGAggtatttgatgtgtggggtacaGATTTTATGGGCCTCTTTTCGCTATCTGATGGGTACAAATTTATTTTAGTGGTAGTTgattatgtgtctaagtggGTAGAGGCACTTGCATGTCGCACTAATGACTCTAGGGTGGTAGTGAATTTTCTTAAGAAATACATATTTGCGCGATATGTTACACCTagagccataattagtgatggtGGCTCTCATTTTTGTAACCGCCGATTtgacaatatttttataaaatattgggTAACTCAtaaggtggcaacaccttattACCCTCAAACTAGTGGGCAAGTAGAGGTGTGA